From Parambassis ranga chromosome 9, fParRan2.1, whole genome shotgun sequence, the proteins below share one genomic window:
- the git2a gene encoding ARF GTPase-activating protein GIT2a isoform X9, with translation MSKRLRNTEVCADCSLPDPRWASVNRGVLICDECCSVHRSLGRHSSQVRHLTHTPWPPTQLQMVQALYSNGANSIWEHTLLDPASVMSGKRKANPQDKIHPNKSEFIKAKYQMLAFVHRLPCREDDSSTAKDLSKQLHSSVRTGNLETCLRLLSLGAQANFFHPEKGNTPLHVAAKAGQVSQAELLTVYGADPGAPDSNGKTPIDYARESGHHDLADRLVEIQYELTDRLAFYLCGRKPDHKNGQHFIVPQMADSSLDLSELAKAAKKKLQSLSNHLFEELAMDVYDEVDRRETDAVWLATQNHSTLVTESTVVPFLPVNPEYSSTRNQGRQKLARFNAHEFATLVIDILSDAKRRQQGSSVASPKDNVELILKSVAVRHCSDSQDNDQPDYDSVASDEDTDQELPSSKGDRTKSLDSDLSDGPVTMQEYMEMKHALTASEAKIQHLMKANNNLSDELRLMQKKASKLEKQSSMPESDYDNPFIDSETDDSGFCKRGRLRSSGWLGEGSSIPELDDLVTESDPTLPSTEDVIRKTEQITKNIQELLRAAQDNKHDRPCEREGVRRLRHSLGCFSTLVPWAEKPPSPLQPLSLRAPDPTSCFIPCSERIHVAVTEMAALFPKKPRSETVRGSLRLLTSSACRLQSECRKAVPLEGCPGPDMQLVTQQVIQCAYDIAKAAKQLVTITTKENTN, from the exons ATGTCTAAACGTCTACGAAACACAGAGGTTTGCGCAGATTGCAGTCTTCCAG ACCCTCGCTGGGCCTCTGTGAACAGGGGGGTGTTGATTTGTGACGAATGCTGCAGTGTTCATCGAAGTCTGGGCAGGCACAGCTCACAAGTCCGCCACCTGACGCACACACCATGGCCTCCTACGCAGTTACAG ATGGTTCAGGCACTATACAGCAATGGTGCAAATTCAATATGGgaacacactctgctggacccgGCGTCTGTGATGAGTGGAAAACGCAAGGCCAACCCTCAGGACAAAATTCA CCCAAACAAATCAGAATTCATAAAAGCCAAATATCAGATGCTGGCGTTTGTGCATCGCTTGCCTTGCCGAGAGGATGACAGCTCAACGGCCAAGGATTTGAGTAAG CAACTGCACTCAAGTGTACGCACCGGTAATCTGGAGACATGTTTGAGGCTGCTATCCCTCGGAGCACAAGCAAATTTCTTTCACCCA GAAAAAGGAAACACTCCCTTGCATGTAGCAGCAAAGGCAGGACAAGTATCTCAGGCTGAACTATTAACTGTTTATGGAGCAGATCCTGGAGCACCAGACAGCAATGGCAAAACTCCCATTGACTATGCAAG agAATCTGGTCACCACGACCTGGCAGACCGGCTGGTGGAGATTCAGTATGAACTGACTGATCGACTGGCGTTTTATTTGTGTGGAAGAAAACCAG ATCATAAAAACGGTCAGCACTTCATTGTTCCACAAATGGCTGACAG caGTTTAGATCTGTCAGAACTGGCAAAGGCAGCAAAGAAGAAACTGCAGTCT CTCAGTAATCATTTGTTTGAGGAACTGGCCATGGATGTGTACGATGAAGTGGACAGACGAGAGACGGACGCAG tgTGGTTGGCTACACAGAACCACAGCACGCTGGTTACAGAGTCGACCGTGgttcctttcctccctgtgaATCCAGAGTATTCATCAACACGAAACCAG GGACGTCAGAAGCTTGCAAGATTTAATGCACATGAATTTGCTACTCTGGTGATTGACATATTAAGTGATGCTAAGCGCAGACAGCAGGGCAGTTCAGTAGCCAGTCCCAAAG ACAATGTCGAACTTATCCTGAAGAGTGTGGCTGTCAGACACTGCAGTGACAGCCAGGACAATGATCAGCCTGACTATGATAGTGTTGCGTCTGATGAGGATACAGATCAAGAGCTCCCATCTAGCAAAGGAGATAGGACCAAG AGCCTGGACTCTGATCTCTCTGATGGCCCTGTTACTATGCAGGAGTACATGGAGATGAAACACGCGCTTACTGCCTCTGAAGCTAAGATCCAGCACCTCATGAAAGCCAACAACAACTTGAGTGATGAACTGAGGCTGATGCAAAAAAAG GCCTCAAAGTTAGAAAAGCAAAGCAGCATGCCTGAAAGTGATTATGACAACCCATTCATTGACTCTGAGACGGATGATTCGGG TTTCTGCAaaagagggaggctgaggagcagTGGCTGGCTGGGAGAGGGCAGCTCCATCCCTGAGCTGGATGATCTGGTGACGGAGTCAGACCCCACTCTTCCCAGCACAGAGGACGTCATCCGCAAAACTGAGCAAATCACCAAGAACATCCAGGAGCTGCTGCGAGCAGCTCAGGACAACAAACACGACAG ACCTTGTGAGCGTGAAGGTGTGCGTCGGCTCAGGCACAGCCTGGGATGTTTCAGCACTCTGGTGCCCTGGGCTGAGAAGCCCCCCTCTCCCCTTCAGCCACTCAGCCTGCGGGCCCCTGACCCCACCTCCTG CTTCATACCCTGCTCAGAAAGAATACATGTGGCTGTAACAGAGATGGCTGCCCTCTTTCCCAAG AAGCCTCGCTCAGAGACTGTGAGAGGCTCTCTGCGCTTGTTGACATCCAGTGCGTGCAGGCTTCAGAGTGAGTGCCGGAAGGCGGTGCCTTTAGAGGGCTGCCCGGGACCGGACATGCAGCTGGTCACCCAGCAGGTCATCCAATGTGCTTATGACATTGCCAAGGCCGCCAAGCAGCTTGTTACCATCACCACCAAGGAGAATACCAACTAA
- the git2a gene encoding ARF GTPase-activating protein GIT2a isoform X7 codes for MSKRLRNTEVCADCSLPDPRWASVNRGVLICDECCSVHRSLGRHSSQVRHLTHTPWPPTQLQMVQALYSNGANSIWEHTLLDPASVMSGKRKANPQDKIHPNKSEFIKAKYQMLAFVHRLPCREDDSSTAKDLSKQLHSSVRTGNLETCLRLLSLGAQANFFHPEKGNTPLHVAAKAGQVSQAELLTVYGADPGAPDSNGKTPIDYARESGHHDLADRLVEIQYELTDRLAFYLCGRKPDHKNGQHFIVPQMADSSLDLSELAKAAKKKLQSLSNHLFEELAMDVYDEVDRRETDAVWLATQNHSTLVTESTVVPFLPVNPEYSSTRNQGRQKLARFNAHEFATLVIDILSDAKRRQQGSSVASPKDNVELILKSVAVRHCSDSQDNDQPDYDSVASDEDTDQELPSSKGDRTKSLDSDLSDGPVTMQEYMEMKHALTASEAKIQHLMKANNNLSDELRLMQKKTERGVFVTTSSSLPSFPSTLSWSKDDSTLKASKLEKQSSMPESDYDNPFIDSETDDSGFCKRGRLRSSGWLGEGSSIPELDDLVTESDPTLPSTEDVIRKTEQITKNIQELLRAAQDNKHDRPCEREGVRRLRHSLGCFSTLVPWAEKPPSPLQPLSLRAPDPTSCFIPCSERIHVAVTEMAALFPKKPRSETVRGSLRLLTSSACRLQSECRKAVPLEGCPGPDMQLVTQQVIQCAYDIAKAAKQLVTITTKENTN; via the exons ATGTCTAAACGTCTACGAAACACAGAGGTTTGCGCAGATTGCAGTCTTCCAG ACCCTCGCTGGGCCTCTGTGAACAGGGGGGTGTTGATTTGTGACGAATGCTGCAGTGTTCATCGAAGTCTGGGCAGGCACAGCTCACAAGTCCGCCACCTGACGCACACACCATGGCCTCCTACGCAGTTACAG ATGGTTCAGGCACTATACAGCAATGGTGCAAATTCAATATGGgaacacactctgctggacccgGCGTCTGTGATGAGTGGAAAACGCAAGGCCAACCCTCAGGACAAAATTCA CCCAAACAAATCAGAATTCATAAAAGCCAAATATCAGATGCTGGCGTTTGTGCATCGCTTGCCTTGCCGAGAGGATGACAGCTCAACGGCCAAGGATTTGAGTAAG CAACTGCACTCAAGTGTACGCACCGGTAATCTGGAGACATGTTTGAGGCTGCTATCCCTCGGAGCACAAGCAAATTTCTTTCACCCA GAAAAAGGAAACACTCCCTTGCATGTAGCAGCAAAGGCAGGACAAGTATCTCAGGCTGAACTATTAACTGTTTATGGAGCAGATCCTGGAGCACCAGACAGCAATGGCAAAACTCCCATTGACTATGCAAG agAATCTGGTCACCACGACCTGGCAGACCGGCTGGTGGAGATTCAGTATGAACTGACTGATCGACTGGCGTTTTATTTGTGTGGAAGAAAACCAG ATCATAAAAACGGTCAGCACTTCATTGTTCCACAAATGGCTGACAG caGTTTAGATCTGTCAGAACTGGCAAAGGCAGCAAAGAAGAAACTGCAGTCT CTCAGTAATCATTTGTTTGAGGAACTGGCCATGGATGTGTACGATGAAGTGGACAGACGAGAGACGGACGCAG tgTGGTTGGCTACACAGAACCACAGCACGCTGGTTACAGAGTCGACCGTGgttcctttcctccctgtgaATCCAGAGTATTCATCAACACGAAACCAG GGACGTCAGAAGCTTGCAAGATTTAATGCACATGAATTTGCTACTCTGGTGATTGACATATTAAGTGATGCTAAGCGCAGACAGCAGGGCAGTTCAGTAGCCAGTCCCAAAG ACAATGTCGAACTTATCCTGAAGAGTGTGGCTGTCAGACACTGCAGTGACAGCCAGGACAATGATCAGCCTGACTATGATAGTGTTGCGTCTGATGAGGATACAGATCAAGAGCTCCCATCTAGCAAAGGAGATAGGACCAAG AGCCTGGACTCTGATCTCTCTGATGGCCCTGTTACTATGCAGGAGTACATGGAGATGAAACACGCGCTTACTGCCTCTGAAGCTAAGATCCAGCACCTCATGAAAGCCAACAACAACTTGAGTGATGAACTGAGGCTGATGCAAAAAAAG ACGGAAAGGGGCGTTTTTGTGACCACCTCTTCATCCCTCCCCTCATTTCCATCCACCTTGTCATGGTCGAAGGACGACAGTACCCTAAAG GCCTCAAAGTTAGAAAAGCAAAGCAGCATGCCTGAAAGTGATTATGACAACCCATTCATTGACTCTGAGACGGATGATTCGGG TTTCTGCAaaagagggaggctgaggagcagTGGCTGGCTGGGAGAGGGCAGCTCCATCCCTGAGCTGGATGATCTGGTGACGGAGTCAGACCCCACTCTTCCCAGCACAGAGGACGTCATCCGCAAAACTGAGCAAATCACCAAGAACATCCAGGAGCTGCTGCGAGCAGCTCAGGACAACAAACACGACAG ACCTTGTGAGCGTGAAGGTGTGCGTCGGCTCAGGCACAGCCTGGGATGTTTCAGCACTCTGGTGCCCTGGGCTGAGAAGCCCCCCTCTCCCCTTCAGCCACTCAGCCTGCGGGCCCCTGACCCCACCTCCTG CTTCATACCCTGCTCAGAAAGAATACATGTGGCTGTAACAGAGATGGCTGCCCTCTTTCCCAAG AAGCCTCGCTCAGAGACTGTGAGAGGCTCTCTGCGCTTGTTGACATCCAGTGCGTGCAGGCTTCAGAGTGAGTGCCGGAAGGCGGTGCCTTTAGAGGGCTGCCCGGGACCGGACATGCAGCTGGTCACCCAGCAGGTCATCCAATGTGCTTATGACATTGCCAAGGCCGCCAAGCAGCTTGTTACCATCACCACCAAGGAGAATACCAACTAA
- the git2a gene encoding ARF GTPase-activating protein GIT2a isoform X1 produces the protein MSKRLRNTEVCADCSLPDPRWASVNRGVLICDECCSVHRSLGRHSSQVRHLTHTPWPPTQLQMVQALYSNGANSIWEHTLLDPASVMSGKRKANPQDKIHPNKSEFIKAKYQMLAFVHRLPCREDDSSTAKDLSKQLHSSVRTGNLETCLRLLSLGAQANFFHPEKGNTPLHVAAKAGQVSQAELLTVYGADPGAPDSNGKTPIDYARESGHHDLADRLVEIQYELTDRLAFYLCGRKPDHKNGQHFIVPQMADSSLDLSELAKAAKKKLQSLSNHLFEELAMDVYDEVDRRETDAVWLATQNHSTLVTESTVVPFLPVNPEYSSTRNQGRQKLARFNAHEFATLVIDILSDAKRRQQGSSVASPKDNVELILKSVAVRHCSDSQDNDQPDYDSVASDEDTDQELPSSKGDRTKSLDSDLSDGPVTMQEYMEMKHALTASEAKIQHLMKANNNLSDELRLMQKKLHSLQSENTSLRRQVTANIYQIPSGTEYPDPSSPSALKRRQSARASRPMSMYETGSGLKPYLPKGETPYPEEGIPTLQPFPPHTERGVFVTTSSSLPSFPSTLSWSKDDSTLKASKLEKQSSMPESDYDNPFIDSETDDSGFCKRGRLRSSGWLGEGSSIPELDDLVTESDPTLPSTEDVIRKTEQITKNIQELLRAAQDNKHDRPCEREGVRRLRHSLGCFSTLVPWAEKPPSPLQPLSLRAPDPTSCFIPCSERIHVAVTEMAALFPKKPRSETVRGSLRLLTSSACRLQSECRKAVPLEGCPGPDMQLVTQQVIQCAYDIAKAAKQLVTITTKENTN, from the exons ATGTCTAAACGTCTACGAAACACAGAGGTTTGCGCAGATTGCAGTCTTCCAG ACCCTCGCTGGGCCTCTGTGAACAGGGGGGTGTTGATTTGTGACGAATGCTGCAGTGTTCATCGAAGTCTGGGCAGGCACAGCTCACAAGTCCGCCACCTGACGCACACACCATGGCCTCCTACGCAGTTACAG ATGGTTCAGGCACTATACAGCAATGGTGCAAATTCAATATGGgaacacactctgctggacccgGCGTCTGTGATGAGTGGAAAACGCAAGGCCAACCCTCAGGACAAAATTCA CCCAAACAAATCAGAATTCATAAAAGCCAAATATCAGATGCTGGCGTTTGTGCATCGCTTGCCTTGCCGAGAGGATGACAGCTCAACGGCCAAGGATTTGAGTAAG CAACTGCACTCAAGTGTACGCACCGGTAATCTGGAGACATGTTTGAGGCTGCTATCCCTCGGAGCACAAGCAAATTTCTTTCACCCA GAAAAAGGAAACACTCCCTTGCATGTAGCAGCAAAGGCAGGACAAGTATCTCAGGCTGAACTATTAACTGTTTATGGAGCAGATCCTGGAGCACCAGACAGCAATGGCAAAACTCCCATTGACTATGCAAG agAATCTGGTCACCACGACCTGGCAGACCGGCTGGTGGAGATTCAGTATGAACTGACTGATCGACTGGCGTTTTATTTGTGTGGAAGAAAACCAG ATCATAAAAACGGTCAGCACTTCATTGTTCCACAAATGGCTGACAG caGTTTAGATCTGTCAGAACTGGCAAAGGCAGCAAAGAAGAAACTGCAGTCT CTCAGTAATCATTTGTTTGAGGAACTGGCCATGGATGTGTACGATGAAGTGGACAGACGAGAGACGGACGCAG tgTGGTTGGCTACACAGAACCACAGCACGCTGGTTACAGAGTCGACCGTGgttcctttcctccctgtgaATCCAGAGTATTCATCAACACGAAACCAG GGACGTCAGAAGCTTGCAAGATTTAATGCACATGAATTTGCTACTCTGGTGATTGACATATTAAGTGATGCTAAGCGCAGACAGCAGGGCAGTTCAGTAGCCAGTCCCAAAG ACAATGTCGAACTTATCCTGAAGAGTGTGGCTGTCAGACACTGCAGTGACAGCCAGGACAATGATCAGCCTGACTATGATAGTGTTGCGTCTGATGAGGATACAGATCAAGAGCTCCCATCTAGCAAAGGAGATAGGACCAAG AGCCTGGACTCTGATCTCTCTGATGGCCCTGTTACTATGCAGGAGTACATGGAGATGAAACACGCGCTTACTGCCTCTGAAGCTAAGATCCAGCACCTCATGAAAGCCAACAACAACTTGAGTGATGAACTGAGGCTGATGCAAAAAAAG CTGCACTCTCTGCAAAGCGAGAACACCTCTCTCAGGCGGCAGGTCACAGCCAATATCTATCAGATCCCCAGCGGTACAGAATACCCCGACCCCTCCAGCCCCTCAGCCCTGAAACGCCGGCAGTCCGCTCGGGCCAGTCGGCCCATGTCTATGTATGAGACTGGCTCAGGCCTGAAGCCCTATCTCCCTAAGGGTGAAACTCCCTACCCAGAAGAAGGTATCCCCACCCTGCAACCCTTCCCACCTCAT ACGGAAAGGGGCGTTTTTGTGACCACCTCTTCATCCCTCCCCTCATTTCCATCCACCTTGTCATGGTCGAAGGACGACAGTACCCTAAAG GCCTCAAAGTTAGAAAAGCAAAGCAGCATGCCTGAAAGTGATTATGACAACCCATTCATTGACTCTGAGACGGATGATTCGGG TTTCTGCAaaagagggaggctgaggagcagTGGCTGGCTGGGAGAGGGCAGCTCCATCCCTGAGCTGGATGATCTGGTGACGGAGTCAGACCCCACTCTTCCCAGCACAGAGGACGTCATCCGCAAAACTGAGCAAATCACCAAGAACATCCAGGAGCTGCTGCGAGCAGCTCAGGACAACAAACACGACAG ACCTTGTGAGCGTGAAGGTGTGCGTCGGCTCAGGCACAGCCTGGGATGTTTCAGCACTCTGGTGCCCTGGGCTGAGAAGCCCCCCTCTCCCCTTCAGCCACTCAGCCTGCGGGCCCCTGACCCCACCTCCTG CTTCATACCCTGCTCAGAAAGAATACATGTGGCTGTAACAGAGATGGCTGCCCTCTTTCCCAAG AAGCCTCGCTCAGAGACTGTGAGAGGCTCTCTGCGCTTGTTGACATCCAGTGCGTGCAGGCTTCAGAGTGAGTGCCGGAAGGCGGTGCCTTTAGAGGGCTGCCCGGGACCGGACATGCAGCTGGTCACCCAGCAGGTCATCCAATGTGCTTATGACATTGCCAAGGCCGCCAAGCAGCTTGTTACCATCACCACCAAGGAGAATACCAACTAA
- the git2a gene encoding ARF GTPase-activating protein GIT2a isoform X5 — protein sequence MSKRLRNTEVCADCSLPDPRWASVNRGVLICDECCSVHRSLGRHSSQVRHLTHTPWPPTQLQMVQALYSNGANSIWEHTLLDPASVMSGKRKANPQDKIHPNKSEFIKAKYQMLAFVHRLPCREDDSSTAKDLSKQLHSSVRTGNLETCLRLLSLGAQANFFHPEKGNTPLHVAAKAGQVSQAELLTVYGADPGAPDSNGKTPIDYARESGHHDLADRLVEIQYELTDRLAFYLCGRKPDHKNGQHFIVPQMADSSLDLSELAKAAKKKLQSLSNHLFEELAMDVYDEVDRRETDAVWLATQNHSTLVTESTVVPFLPVNPEYSSTRNQGRQKLARFNAHEFATLVIDILSDAKRRQQGSSVASPKDNVELILKSVAVRHCSDSQDNDQPDYDSVASDEDTDQELPSSKGDRTKSLDSDLSDGPVTMQEYMEMKHALTASEAKIQHLMKANNNLSDELRLMQKKLHSLQSENTSLRRQVTANIYQIPSGTEYPDPSSPSALKRRQSARASRPMSMYETGSGLKPYLPKGETPYPEEGIPTLQPFPPHTERGVFVTTSSSLPSFPSTLSWSKDDSTLKASKLEKQSSMPESDYDNPFIDSETDDSGFCKRGRLRSSGWLGEGSSIPELDDLVTESDPTLPSTEDVIRKTEQITKNIQELLRAAQDNKHDSFIPCSERIHVAVTEMAALFPKKPRSETVRGSLRLLTSSACRLQSECRKAVPLEGCPGPDMQLVTQQVIQCAYDIAKAAKQLVTITTKENTN from the exons ATGTCTAAACGTCTACGAAACACAGAGGTTTGCGCAGATTGCAGTCTTCCAG ACCCTCGCTGGGCCTCTGTGAACAGGGGGGTGTTGATTTGTGACGAATGCTGCAGTGTTCATCGAAGTCTGGGCAGGCACAGCTCACAAGTCCGCCACCTGACGCACACACCATGGCCTCCTACGCAGTTACAG ATGGTTCAGGCACTATACAGCAATGGTGCAAATTCAATATGGgaacacactctgctggacccgGCGTCTGTGATGAGTGGAAAACGCAAGGCCAACCCTCAGGACAAAATTCA CCCAAACAAATCAGAATTCATAAAAGCCAAATATCAGATGCTGGCGTTTGTGCATCGCTTGCCTTGCCGAGAGGATGACAGCTCAACGGCCAAGGATTTGAGTAAG CAACTGCACTCAAGTGTACGCACCGGTAATCTGGAGACATGTTTGAGGCTGCTATCCCTCGGAGCACAAGCAAATTTCTTTCACCCA GAAAAAGGAAACACTCCCTTGCATGTAGCAGCAAAGGCAGGACAAGTATCTCAGGCTGAACTATTAACTGTTTATGGAGCAGATCCTGGAGCACCAGACAGCAATGGCAAAACTCCCATTGACTATGCAAG agAATCTGGTCACCACGACCTGGCAGACCGGCTGGTGGAGATTCAGTATGAACTGACTGATCGACTGGCGTTTTATTTGTGTGGAAGAAAACCAG ATCATAAAAACGGTCAGCACTTCATTGTTCCACAAATGGCTGACAG caGTTTAGATCTGTCAGAACTGGCAAAGGCAGCAAAGAAGAAACTGCAGTCT CTCAGTAATCATTTGTTTGAGGAACTGGCCATGGATGTGTACGATGAAGTGGACAGACGAGAGACGGACGCAG tgTGGTTGGCTACACAGAACCACAGCACGCTGGTTACAGAGTCGACCGTGgttcctttcctccctgtgaATCCAGAGTATTCATCAACACGAAACCAG GGACGTCAGAAGCTTGCAAGATTTAATGCACATGAATTTGCTACTCTGGTGATTGACATATTAAGTGATGCTAAGCGCAGACAGCAGGGCAGTTCAGTAGCCAGTCCCAAAG ACAATGTCGAACTTATCCTGAAGAGTGTGGCTGTCAGACACTGCAGTGACAGCCAGGACAATGATCAGCCTGACTATGATAGTGTTGCGTCTGATGAGGATACAGATCAAGAGCTCCCATCTAGCAAAGGAGATAGGACCAAG AGCCTGGACTCTGATCTCTCTGATGGCCCTGTTACTATGCAGGAGTACATGGAGATGAAACACGCGCTTACTGCCTCTGAAGCTAAGATCCAGCACCTCATGAAAGCCAACAACAACTTGAGTGATGAACTGAGGCTGATGCAAAAAAAG CTGCACTCTCTGCAAAGCGAGAACACCTCTCTCAGGCGGCAGGTCACAGCCAATATCTATCAGATCCCCAGCGGTACAGAATACCCCGACCCCTCCAGCCCCTCAGCCCTGAAACGCCGGCAGTCCGCTCGGGCCAGTCGGCCCATGTCTATGTATGAGACTGGCTCAGGCCTGAAGCCCTATCTCCCTAAGGGTGAAACTCCCTACCCAGAAGAAGGTATCCCCACCCTGCAACCCTTCCCACCTCAT ACGGAAAGGGGCGTTTTTGTGACCACCTCTTCATCCCTCCCCTCATTTCCATCCACCTTGTCATGGTCGAAGGACGACAGTACCCTAAAG GCCTCAAAGTTAGAAAAGCAAAGCAGCATGCCTGAAAGTGATTATGACAACCCATTCATTGACTCTGAGACGGATGATTCGGG TTTCTGCAaaagagggaggctgaggagcagTGGCTGGCTGGGAGAGGGCAGCTCCATCCCTGAGCTGGATGATCTGGTGACGGAGTCAGACCCCACTCTTCCCAGCACAGAGGACGTCATCCGCAAAACTGAGCAAATCACCAAGAACATCCAGGAGCTGCTGCGAGCAGCTCAGGACAACAAACACGACAG CTTCATACCCTGCTCAGAAAGAATACATGTGGCTGTAACAGAGATGGCTGCCCTCTTTCCCAAG AAGCCTCGCTCAGAGACTGTGAGAGGCTCTCTGCGCTTGTTGACATCCAGTGCGTGCAGGCTTCAGAGTGAGTGCCGGAAGGCGGTGCCTTTAGAGGGCTGCCCGGGACCGGACATGCAGCTGGTCACCCAGCAGGTCATCCAATGTGCTTATGACATTGCCAAGGCCGCCAAGCAGCTTGTTACCATCACCACCAAGGAGAATACCAACTAA